The following proteins are co-located in the Tachysurus vachellii isolate PV-2020 chromosome 17, HZAU_Pvac_v1, whole genome shotgun sequence genome:
- the npdc1a gene encoding neural proliferation differentiation and control protein 1a, translating into MLFVLLGGFLTAVSISISDASFTDLDEQIDFLSSVIAKQQVSDVRESDSPKPKSQTMPKSVYSNLSTVKPDTHSPFAPTQQTLKPPVAQTKAPGHGKHVGTTFPEDGLIVIMMSAFIILGTVALIMAAVCWFRIQKESHLTQKADYPAFHAVGSSYSSSNSSGDNKLAHSAQMYHYQHQKQQMLSMEKHKVEPKVSEPGVVSDEETEEGDFTVYECPGLAPTGEMEVKNPLFDDSTLQNGRNHK; encoded by the exons ATGCATCCTTTACTGATCTCGACGAACAAATTGACTTCCTGTCTTCAGTCATTGCCAAGCAGCAAGTCTCAGATGTCAGGGAGTCAG ATTCTCCTAAGCCGAAGAGTCAGACCATGCCGAAGAGCGTGTACTCTAACTTGAGTACGGtaaaaccagacacacacagcccctTCGCCCCGACCCAACAAACTTTAAAACCCCCTGTAGCTCAGACAAAGGCTCCAGGTCATGGCAAGCACGTCGGCACGACCTTTCCAGAAGACGGCCTGATCGTTA TCATGATGTCTGCATTTATCATTTTGGGGACTGTGGCTCTCATCATGGCTGCTGTCTGTTGGTTTCG GATACAGAAAGAGAGCCATTTGACTCAGAAAGCAGACTACCCTGCATTTCATGCGGTGGGAAGCAGCTACTCTAGCAGCAACTCG TCGGGGGACAATAAGCTGGCTCACAGCGCTCAGATGTATCACTACCAACATCAGAAACAACAAATGCTCTCTATGGAAAA ACACAAAGTCGAACCTAAAGTCTCTGAACCTGGAGTTGTGTCGGACGAGGAAACCGAAGAAGGAGACTTCACGGTATACGAGTGTCCCGGACTCGCACcg ACTGGAGAGATGGAAGTGAAGAATCCACTGTTTGACGACTCGACCTTACAGAACGGCAGGAACCACAAGTGA